One window from the genome of Rhodococcus sp. ABRD24 encodes:
- the glmM gene encoding phosphoglucosamine mutase, which translates to MGRMFGTDGVRGLANAELTAELALRVAAAAAEVLAPSGPERPVAVVGRDPRASGEMLEAAVTAGLTAAGVDVVLAGILPTPAVAYLTGAYGAALGVMISASHNPMPDNGIKIFAAGGHKLDDESENRIEAAIAAGPRRRPTGAGIGRVDVAFDATSRYLAHLATALSTPLDGLTVVVDCAHGAASTVAPAAYRAAGATVIAINADPDGLNINDGCGSTHLETLQRAVVEHGADLGLAHDGDADRCLAVDATGAVVDGDAIMTVLAIAMRDAGELVADTLVATVMSNLGLHIAMREAGIALRTTAVGDRYVLEELRAGGFSLGGEQSGHVVLPGHGTTGDGVLTGLRLMGRMAVTGASLAELAGAMTALPQVLVNVRVADKAAVAAAPQVQAAVAEAESELGETGRVLLRPSGTEQLVRVMVEAADLEAAQRIADTLAATVASV; encoded by the coding sequence ATGGGGCGAATGTTCGGCACGGACGGTGTGCGCGGCTTGGCGAATGCCGAGTTGACCGCGGAGTTGGCGTTGAGAGTGGCCGCCGCGGCCGCTGAGGTGCTCGCGCCGTCGGGACCCGAGCGGCCTGTGGCCGTCGTCGGTCGCGACCCGCGCGCGAGTGGCGAGATGCTCGAGGCCGCAGTGACGGCCGGGCTCACCGCCGCCGGTGTCGATGTCGTTCTCGCCGGAATCCTGCCGACTCCCGCCGTCGCCTATCTGACGGGAGCGTACGGCGCCGCGCTGGGTGTGATGATCTCCGCCTCGCACAACCCGATGCCCGATAACGGCATCAAGATCTTCGCCGCCGGCGGCCACAAGCTCGACGACGAGTCCGAGAATCGGATCGAGGCCGCGATCGCCGCAGGCCCGCGACGTCGCCCGACCGGCGCCGGCATCGGCCGCGTCGACGTCGCATTCGACGCCACCAGCAGGTATCTCGCGCATCTGGCCACCGCCCTCAGCACACCACTCGACGGCCTCACCGTGGTGGTGGACTGTGCCCACGGCGCTGCGTCCACCGTCGCTCCGGCCGCCTACCGCGCTGCGGGTGCGACCGTGATCGCGATCAACGCAGACCCGGACGGGCTCAACATCAACGATGGCTGCGGGTCGACGCACCTCGAAACGCTGCAGCGGGCCGTGGTCGAGCACGGCGCCGACCTCGGGCTCGCGCACGACGGAGATGCGGACCGGTGCCTCGCCGTCGACGCGACCGGTGCGGTGGTCGACGGTGACGCAATCATGACGGTGCTGGCAATTGCCATGCGGGACGCCGGTGAGCTGGTGGCCGACACGCTCGTCGCGACGGTGATGAGCAATCTGGGTTTGCACATCGCGATGCGGGAGGCCGGGATCGCGCTGCGCACCACCGCGGTCGGCGACCGGTATGTGCTCGAGGAGTTGCGTGCGGGTGGATTCAGCCTCGGCGGCGAGCAGTCCGGCCATGTCGTGCTGCCGGGACATGGAACGACCGGTGACGGGGTGCTGACCGGCCTGCGGTTGATGGGCCGGATGGCGGTGACCGGCGCGTCGCTCGCTGAGCTGGCGGGTGCGATGACTGCGTTGCCGCAGGTTCTCGTCAATGTCCGCGTCGCCGACAAGGCAGCGGTCGCGGCGGCGCCGCAGGTGCAGGCGGCGGTGGCCGAGGCAGAGTCCGAGCTGGGCGAGACCGGCCGGGTGCTGTTGCGGCCGTCCGGAACCGAACAGCTGGTGCGTGTCATGGTCGAGGCTGCCGATCTCGAGGCCGCGCAGCGTATTGCGGACACGCTCGCTGCGACGGTTGCGTCGGTCTGA
- the rpsI gene encoding 30S ribosomal protein S9, with the protein MSNEDFNEAVEVAADEISEYTTETEVVEEHEAAPQAPIVIDRPVQTVGRRKEAVVRVRLTPGTGEFKLNGRTLEDYFPNKVHQQLIKAPLVLVERTESFDITALLTGGGPSGQAGALRLAISRALIEVTAEDRPALKRAGFLTRDARAVERKKYGLKKARKASQYSKR; encoded by the coding sequence GTGAGCAACGAAGACTTCAACGAGGCCGTCGAGGTCGCGGCAGACGAGATCTCGGAGTACACCACCGAGACCGAGGTTGTCGAGGAGCACGAGGCTGCTCCCCAGGCCCCGATCGTGATCGATCGCCCCGTCCAGACCGTCGGCCGTCGTAAGGAGGCGGTCGTCCGTGTCCGCCTGACCCCCGGCACCGGTGAGTTCAAGCTGAACGGCCGCACCCTCGAGGACTACTTCCCGAACAAGGTGCACCAGCAGCTGATCAAGGCTCCGCTGGTCCTGGTCGAGCGCACCGAGTCGTTCGACATCACCGCGCTGCTGACCGGCGGCGGCCCCTCGGGACAGGCCGGCGCGCTGCGCCTCGCCATCTCCCGTGCGCTCATCGAGGTCACCGCTGAGGATCGCCCCGCGCTCAAGCGCGCCGGCTTCCTGACGCGTGACGCCCGCGCCGTCGAGCGCAAGAAGTACGGTCTGAAGAAGGCCCGCAAGGCATCTCAGTACTCCAAGCGCTGA
- the rplM gene encoding 50S ribosomal protein L13 codes for MPTYSPKAGDVTRTWHVIDATDVVLGRLAVQAANLLRGKHKPTFAPHVDGGDFVVIINADKVAISGNKRQDKFLYHHSGHPGGLKARSVGEVLEKNPDRLVEKAVVGMLPKNKLGRAIAGKLKVYAGPNHPHAAQQPVPFEIKQVAQ; via the coding sequence GTGCCTACGTATTCCCCGAAGGCCGGAGACGTGACCCGTACCTGGCACGTCATCGACGCCACAGACGTGGTGCTCGGTCGCCTTGCCGTGCAGGCAGCAAACCTGCTCCGCGGCAAGCACAAGCCCACCTTTGCACCACACGTTGACGGCGGCGACTTCGTCGTCATCATCAATGCCGACAAGGTTGCCATCAGCGGCAACAAGCGTCAGGACAAGTTCCTGTACCACCACTCCGGACACCCGGGTGGCCTCAAGGCCCGTTCGGTCGGCGAGGTTCTCGAGAAGAACCCCGATCGTCTCGTGGAGAAGGCCGTCGTCGGCATGCTCCCCAAGAACAAGCTGGGCCGCGCCATCGCGGGCAAGCTGAAGGTCTACGCAGGCCCGAACCACCCCCACGCCGCGCAGCAGCCGGTTCCGTTCGAGATCAAGCAGGTCGCCCAGTGA
- the rocD gene encoding ornithine--oxo-acid transaminase, whose amino-acid sequence MPVTAETAAALARADEHSAHNYSPLPVVIESGAGAWVRGIDGVDYLDVLAGYSALNFGHAHPELLAIAHEQLGRLTLTSRAFQHDRFAAFCADVARLCGKDAVLPMNTGAEAVETGLKLARKWGYEVKGVRADCAEIITCSGNFHGRTIGIVGFSSDPDAREGFGPFPAGFPSVEYGSLDAMANAISADTVAVLVEPIQGEAGVLVPPDGYLAGVRRLCDDHGILMLADEIQSGLGRTGDTFACDHEGVVPDVYILGKALGGGIVPVSAVVADRDVMDVIGPGRHGSTFGGNALACAVGSGVVRLLETGEYQRRSRQLGEHLHGLLKELPPDRVTEVRGRGLWAGVQLAPGQPSARVICERLLARRVLAKDAHEGTIRIAPPLVITREELAWAVGQLADALVG is encoded by the coding sequence GTGCCGGTCACGGCCGAGACGGCGGCAGCACTCGCTCGGGCAGACGAACACAGCGCGCACAACTATTCGCCGCTGCCGGTGGTGATCGAGTCCGGGGCTGGGGCGTGGGTGCGTGGCATCGACGGCGTCGACTACCTCGACGTCCTGGCTGGATACTCGGCGCTCAACTTCGGTCACGCGCATCCGGAACTGCTCGCGATCGCTCATGAGCAACTGGGGCGGCTCACTCTCACCAGCCGCGCATTCCAGCACGACCGGTTCGCCGCGTTCTGCGCCGACGTCGCGCGACTGTGCGGCAAGGATGCGGTCTTGCCGATGAACACCGGGGCCGAGGCGGTGGAAACGGGGCTCAAGCTCGCCCGTAAATGGGGATACGAGGTCAAGGGCGTGCGCGCCGACTGCGCCGAAATCATCACGTGCTCCGGAAACTTCCACGGCCGCACGATCGGCATCGTGGGGTTCTCGTCCGACCCAGACGCCCGCGAGGGATTCGGCCCGTTCCCGGCGGGCTTCCCATCCGTGGAGTACGGCAGCCTCGATGCGATGGCGAACGCGATCAGCGCCGACACAGTCGCGGTGCTCGTCGAACCGATCCAGGGTGAGGCCGGGGTACTGGTACCGCCGGACGGCTACCTCGCCGGTGTCCGCCGGTTGTGCGACGACCACGGGATCCTGATGCTCGCCGACGAGATCCAGAGCGGCCTCGGGCGGACCGGGGACACCTTCGCATGCGATCACGAGGGGGTGGTCCCCGATGTCTACATCCTGGGGAAGGCGCTGGGTGGCGGCATCGTCCCGGTGTCGGCGGTGGTCGCCGATCGGGACGTGATGGATGTCATCGGCCCGGGCCGGCACGGCAGCACGTTCGGAGGCAATGCCCTGGCCTGCGCGGTCGGTAGCGGCGTCGTGCGGTTGCTCGAGACCGGCGAGTACCAGCGCCGCAGCCGCCAGTTGGGAGAGCATCTGCACGGCCTGCTGAAGGAACTGCCGCCCGACCGCGTCACCGAGGTACGCGGCCGAGGCCTGTGGGCGGGGGTACAGCTAGCGCCGGGCCAGCCGTCGGCGCGGGTGATCTGTGAGCGGCTCCTCGCTCGTCGGGTGCTCGCGAAGGACGCGCACGAGGGCACCATCCGGATTGCTCCGCCCCTCGTGATCACCCGTGAGGAGCTCGCCTGGGCGGTCGGGCAGCTTGCGGATGCGCTGGTCGGATAG
- a CDS encoding WXG100 family type VII secretion target yields MTMRYSFAQIEALKLRIDSIQAQMNSKLDDLKAHVAPMVADWEGSASEAYQAQQAKWDSAALELNQILDAVGRVVGQGNADMQQVNTAAANSWA; encoded by the coding sequence ATGACCATGCGTTACTCGTTCGCCCAGATCGAAGCGCTCAAGCTTCGGATCGACTCCATCCAGGCCCAGATGAATTCGAAGCTCGACGACCTCAAGGCGCATGTCGCGCCGATGGTTGCCGATTGGGAGGGTTCGGCCTCGGAGGCCTACCAGGCGCAGCAGGCGAAGTGGGACTCTGCGGCGCTCGAGCTCAACCAGATCCTCGACGCCGTAGGCCGGGTCGTCGGCCAGGGCAACGCGGATATGCAGCAGGTGAACACGGCCGCTGCCAACAGCTGGGCGTAG
- a CDS encoding WXG100 family type VII secretion target: protein MSDQMRTTVETMEATSRRVSDVRAEIHGLLSTLRGEVEGIRGGWEGSAAIAFHSLMERWDGSANKLNQALEAISENIKSNSVSYDGAQQDHTSSLNNVAGSLNI, encoded by the coding sequence GTGAGCGATCAGATGAGGACCACTGTCGAGACCATGGAGGCCACCTCCCGTCGCGTCAGCGACGTGCGAGCGGAGATCCACGGTCTGCTCAGCACCCTCAGAGGAGAGGTCGAGGGGATCCGCGGCGGCTGGGAGGGGTCGGCAGCCATCGCGTTCCACAGTCTGATGGAGCGATGGGACGGAAGTGCCAACAAGCTGAACCAGGCGCTCGAGGCCATCAGCGAGAACATCAAGTCCAACAGCGTGTCCTACGACGGTGCGCAGCAGGATCACACGAGTTCGCTCAACAACGTCGCAGGAAGCCTGAACATCTGA